In the Scyliorhinus torazame isolate Kashiwa2021f chromosome 22, sScyTor2.1, whole genome shotgun sequence genome, one interval contains:
- the pou5f3 gene encoding POU domain, class 5, transcription factor 1, whose translation MSGRSGQGTSVSRSVPSPERPPVLSFGNGVVPDVSPQFYKPGYNAISAQYLFPFPGLKGEYGHSETQLGDCAAVSHTGYWYPFTDPAAAHGSGHPSQLTAPGGLLRPEIKTEKECKGYPQEGRYISPTAPAPSYNHRWSTTFWQPALSSSANSTSSSSAPLPSQTYSAFGSIPSPPQMYPTNPSPSQQSDSSQPAHNTGSTGTTSEEGQSSDSEEEYPTKEKMEQFAKELKHKRITLGFTQADVGLALGNLYGKMFSQTTICRFEALQLSFKNMCKLKPILQRWLNDAENNGGLSRICHVEQVLDQSRKRKRRTSIENGVKRNLETYFMKCPKPTSEEISQIAEDLQLDKEVIRVWFCNRRQKGKRMTLPCMEENDVQIHEGSPLHMSPNALMLPDPIVTQGYSAAMVPPPMYMSPFPQALHPAVSMGNHTS comes from the exons ATGTCTGGTCGATCTGGTCAGGGGACAAGTGTGAGCCGGTCAGTGCCTTCCCCAGAGAGGCCTCCTGTGCTGTCCTTTGGCAATGGGGTGGTTCCAGATGTGAGCCCCCAGTTTTATAAACCTGGCTACAACGCCATCTCCGCCCAGTATCTCTTCCCTTTCCCGGGCCTGAAAGGAGAGTATGGCCACTCTGAAACTCAGCTAGGAGACTGTGCTGCCGTCTCCCACACTGGCTACTGGTATCCATTCACTGACCCAGCAGCAGCCCATGGCAGCGGACACCCCTCCCAACTCACTGCCCCAGGAGGCTTGCTCAGGCCGGAGATCAAAACGGAGAAGGAGTGTAAAGGTTACCCCCAGGAGGGGAGGTACATCTCGCCCACTGCCCCAGCCCCTTCCTACAACCACCGATGGAGCACCACCTTTTGGCAGCCTGCTCTATCCTCTTCGGCCAATtctacctcctcctcctctgcgCCGCTGCCCAGCCAGACCTACTCTGCATTTGGGAGCATCCCTTCGCCCCCACAGATGTACCCCACTAACCCCAGCCCCTCGCAACAGAGCGACAGCAGCCAGCCTGCCCATAACACCGGCTCCACCGGGACAACCAGCGAGGAAGGACAGTCCAGCGACAGCGAGGAG GAATACCCTACCAAAGAGAAAATGGAACAGTTTGCCAAAGAGCTGAAACACAAGCGAATAACACTTGGCTTCACACAGGCTGACGTTGGATTAGCTTTGGGGAATCTCtatg GGAAGATGTTCAGTCAGACCACAATCTGCAGGTTTGAAGCACTACAGCTGAGCTTCAAAAACATGTGCAAACTGAAACCAATACTTCAGCGCTGGCTGAACGATGCAGAGAACAATGGCGGCCTCTCAAGA attTGTCATGTGGAAcaggttctggatcagtccaggaaaCGGAAGAGGCGGACTAGCATTGAGAATGGTGTGAAAAGAAACTTGGAGACCTATTTCATGAAATGCCCGAAGCCCACCAGCGAAGAAATCTCCCAGATCGCTGAAGACCTCCAATTAGACAAAGAG GTGATCCGAGTTTGGTTCTGCAATAGGAGGCAGAAGGGGAAGAGGATGACCTTGCCTTGTATGGAGGAGAATGATGTACAAATCCACGAGGGGAGTCCGCTTCACATGTCGCCCAATGCTCTGATGCTACCTGACCCTATAGTAACCCAAGGATACAGTGCAGCTATGGTGCCACCCCCTATGTACATGTCTCCCTTCCCCCAAGCTCTGCACCCTGCTGTCTCCATGGGCAATCACACCAGTTAG